A single window of Candoia aspera isolate rCanAsp1 chromosome 3, rCanAsp1.hap2, whole genome shotgun sequence DNA harbors:
- the C3H8orf88 gene encoding uncharacterized protein C8orf88 homolog → METKRLIGKTLQPARPVRHLSSHASFSTVSTGPVNFQFPCSAPVFLHNEISSMCKSNGMLVLNENVIPSLSEQHKHEVTKERITYSRDFLLKLSGVSLAQKKPEFLPDHPVVLEKPVSI, encoded by the exons ATGGAAACTAAAAGATTGATTGGTAAAACCCTCCAGCCAGCAAGACCTGTGCGCCACCTCTCTTCTCATG catcCTTTTCCACAGTATCAACAGGCCCTGTTAACTTTCAGTTTCCATGTAGTGCTCCTGTCTTTTTACATAATGAAATTAGTTCA ATGTGTAAATCTAATGGAATGCTGGTCTTAAATGAAAATGTGATTCCTAGTCTGTCAGAGCAGCATAAACATGAAGTCACAAAAG AAAGAATAACATATAGCAGAGATTTCCTTCTGAAACTTTCAGGGGTTTCACTTGCTCAAAAGAAGCCAGAATTTCTTCCTGATCACCCTGTGGTACTAGAAAAACCAGTAAGTATTTGA